The Candidatus Gracilibacteria bacterium genome window below encodes:
- a CDS encoding DMT family transporter: MNFSSLFIVAAGICWGLDGLLRSQIVGLSPLVIVTLEHAIGFILLAIIGWSHFRAPRLNKKAWLSLIGVALFSGLIGTYAFTWALANVHYTSFGILFLLQKLQPVFAITAALIFLGERPKKSFYFLAIGALLASYFVSFGKSGLDFSFGTDAFRSAMASIIAAVCWGSATVFSRYLSQQGYKARTMTAYRLGMVAILGMITLGIFTLFGINLFTFPADIAQFSMIMVGIALLSGVIGTTFYYRGIEFTPASQATIFELSFPLTGFLLDIFYTHKTPDLWQIVAGILLVAIMITIARKQRYAV; the protein is encoded by the coding sequence ATGAATTTCTCCTCTCTTTTTATCGTTGCCGCAGGAATCTGCTGGTGACTCGACTGACTTCTTCGCTCTCAAATAGTTGGGCTTTCACCACTCGTGATAGTGACTCTTGAGCATGCGATAGGATTTATACTCCTCGCTATCATTGGCTGGTCACATTTTCGGGCGCCACGTCTGAATAAAAAAGCATGGCTTTCACTGATTGGTGTGGCACTTTTCTCAGGACTTATTGGTACCTATGCCTTCACATGGGCACTGGCGAATGTACACTACACCTCATTTGGTATTCTCTTTCTGCTCCAAAAGCTTCAACCTGTTTTTGCGATCACAGCAGCGCTTATTTTCCTCGGAGAACGTCCCAAAAAAAGCTTCTATTTCCTCGCAATTGGAGCACTTTTGGCGAGTTATTTTGTGAGTTTTGGAAAATCAGGACTTGATTTTTCTTTTGGAACTGATGCCTTTCGCTCTGCGATGGCGAGTATTATCGCAGCAGTCTGTTGGGGTTCGGCAACCGTGTTTTCTCGGTATCTTTCACAGCAGGGGTACAAGGCGCGCACTATGACAGCATATCGTCTCGGAATGGTGGCTATTCTCGGGATGATAACACTCTGAATTTTCACTCTTTTCGGCATCAATCTCTTCACATTCCCAGCCGATATTGCTCAATTTTCAATGATTATGGTCGGGATAGCCCTTCTTTCAGGTGTTATTGGTACGACATTTTACTACCGAGGAATAGAGTTCACTCCTGCTTCACAAGCGACGATTTTTGAGCTCTCTTTCCCGCTCACAGGATTTCTCCTCGATATTTTTTATACTCATAAAACTCCTGATCTCTGGCAGATTGTTGCTGGTATTCTACTTGTTGCCATTATGATCACGATTGCGAGAAAACAGAGATATGCCGTATAA
- a CDS encoding prepilin-type N-terminal cleavage/methylation domain-containing protein, producing MRKNTGFTLIEILVGVALTGMILMTGYSAFQSIMESQARLGAVIDIQKNLFYTNEKLASLIRSGGTVDYEEYFNRRMLGYAQTTRADGIFTFTVASHFGNGDVASRPPMYYCGVDSGAQDDACITGSYVSTSKTVGPYTSPFPVGQQPYGQHEALAFNYDDPVGYPVPIQLPPVFKLDAQITQVNVFDRSATALIPQDIPNIGLPELYLIKKNLDGTYERTYFRHVYVDDVDVAGTCAPATSIDGCLGKIQITKLTDCDIDSDGIIDAWIPAPDFMIGTVTCPSVEADIYTSAHEETISGPPDISPNLIWVDVTSPDMNVLRATFLPAPLKIPALLSGSGDLVRAPQVSLYLEVNLSTRLRNKSFVLSDYNFPRTLITTYDLSE from the coding sequence ATGCGTAAAAATACTGGTTTTACTCTGATAGAAATCCTCGTCGGTGTCGCACTGACAGGTATGATTTTGATGACTGGGTATAGTGCATTTCAGAGTATTATGGAATCACAAGCACGACTCTGAGCGGTGATCGATATCCAGAAAAATCTCTTTTATACGAATGAAAAACTTGCCTCACTGATCCGTTCAGGAGGAACGGTCGATTATGAAGAATATTTTAATCGGAGGATGCTCGGATATGCACAGACTACTAGAGCGGATGGTATATTTACATTTACAGTTGCTTCACATTTTTGAAATGGAGATGTAGCGAGTAGACCACCGATGTATTATTGTGGTGTGGATAGCTGAGCTCAGGATGATGCTTGTATAACGGGCTCTTATGTTAGTACATCAAAAACAGTATGACCCTATACATCACCATTCCCTGTCTGACAACAACCCTACGGCCAGCATGAAGCACTCGCTTTCAATTACGATGATCCTGTCGGATATCCTGTACCGATTCAGCTCCCACCAGTTTTTAAATTAGATGCACAAATTACACAAGTGAATGTTTTTGATCGCTCAGCAACCGCTCTCATCCCACAAGATATCCCAAATATCTGACTCCCAGAGCTCTATCTGATTAAAAAAAATCTCGATGGCACCTATGAGCGTACCTATTTTCGGCATGTGTATGTCGATGATGTCGATGTCGCTGGAACTTGTGCTCCTGCCACAAGTATTGATGGCTGTCTCGGAAAAATACAGATAACGAAACTTACAGATTGTGATATCGATTCAGATGGTATTATCGATGCCTGGATACCGGCTCCTGACTTTATGATATGAACGGTGACTTGTCCATCAGTTGAAGCAGATATTTACACATCCGCTCACGAAGAAACAATATCCTGACCTCCCGATATCTCCCCAAACCTCATATGGGTCGATGTCACCTCGCCTGATATGAATGTCCTCCGTGCGACCTTTCTCCCTGCCCCCCTCAAAATACCAGCACTGTTGAGTGGATCAGGTGACCTTGTCCGAGCACCGCAAGTCTCTCTCTATCTCGAAGTCAACCTCAGTACTCGTCTCAGAAATAAATCATTTGTCCTTTCTGACTATAATTTTCCTCGAACTCTTATCACTACCTATGATCTCTCTGAATAA
- a CDS encoding ComEC/Rec2 family competence protein: protein MLFILILAVWKLPRWWLFGVCLVCLFLGWGWSTLSLGHLQDTTHTLGEMVGWGGFTHTIEGKAERLLSISEYTRRYRVSLTHIDGEEVSYDVALILPTNLTLIEGDTFKSVGKFSFPEDTPEYAGEKNLWYRGMAAEFQSFQNTKQPPRKYSFLVRTQQWFDQKLQEIFPREGYQILSGMLLGQRSAMSEALKTQLKASGLMHLMVVSGGNIMMLIIFLSLFIRSMPVWIRIGIIASTVFAFALLVGGDMPVWRAALMGTIGYGAGLWGYRFRVLILPLVVASVIALWNPLSLVYDIGLQLSFLSVICIIVWGKKFAHALRFLGSFFAEATALTIAATIGTLPITIFYFGTFSLIGPLANMLAAPAVPIVIYGGIMTLFVSLFSHTLAIWIGYTPWIATSYISSIISLFGSQKWSLLTVNIDAYKSYFILVSLGFLFLMIVKSELRKKG, encoded by the coding sequence ATGCTCTTCATCCTTATCCTCGCGGTCTGGAAACTACCTCGATGGTGGCTTTTTTGAGTGTGTCTCGTATGTCTTTTCTTATGATGGGGATGGAGCACTCTATCACTCTGACATCTGCAAGATACCACTCATACTCTCTGAGAAATGGTGGGTTGGGGTGGATTTACTCATACTATCGAGGGGAAAGCGGAACGACTGCTTTCTATCAGTGAATATACTCGTCGATATCGTGTCTCTCTGACTCACATCGATGGGGAAGAGGTGAGCTATGATGTTGCTCTTATATTGCCCACCAATCTAACACTCATTGAAGGAGATACTTTTAAGTCCGTTGGGAAATTTAGCTTTCCCGAGGATACACCCGAATATGCTGGAGAAAAAAATCTCTGGTATCGTGGTATGGCAGCAGAATTTCAGTCTTTCCAAAATACGAAACAACCTCCCAGAAAATATAGCTTCCTCGTCCGTACCCAACAATGGTTTGATCAAAAATTGCAAGAAATATTCCCGCGAGAAGGATATCAAATACTCTCTGGTATGCTCCTCGGACAAAGAAGCGCGATGTCAGAAGCCCTCAAAACACAACTCAAAGCATCAGGACTTATGCATCTCATGGTAGTCAGTGGCGGAAATATTATGATGCTCATCATCTTTCTCTCGCTCTTTATCCGCAGTATGCCAGTATGGATTCGGATAGGCATTATTGCTAGCACTGTTTTTGCTTTTGCGCTTCTAGTCGGTGGTGATATGCCAGTCTGGCGAGCGGCCCTAATGGGCACTATCTGATATGGCGCAGGGCTATGGTGATACCGTTTTCGCGTCCTTATTTTACCGCTTGTCGTCGCATCAGTGATAGCACTTTGGAATCCTCTCTCGCTCGTCTATGATATCGGTTTACAGCTCTCGTTTCTTTCGGTTATTTGTATTATCGTCTGGTGAAAAAAATTTGCCCATGCTCTCAGATTTCTCGGCAGTTTTTTTGCGGAGGCGACCGCCCTTACGATCGCAGCAACGATTTGAACACTCCCAATAACTATCTTTTATTTTGGAACATTTTCCCTTATAGGTCCGCTCGCAAATATGCTTGCAGCACCTGCTGTTCCTATCGTGATATATGGCGGTATTATGACACTCTTTGTCAGTCTCTTCTCACACACTCTGGCTATCTGGATTGGCTATACCCCCTGGATTGCTACCTCCTATATCTCCTCTATTATTTCGCTCTTTTGAAGCCAAAAATGGTCACTTCTGACAGTCAATATAGACGCCTATAAATCGTATTTTATTCTGGTGAGTCTCGGGTTTTTGTTTCTGATGATCGTGAAGTCTGAGCTGAGAAAGAAGGGGTAA
- the infB gene encoding translation initiation factor IF-2: protein MASPSSGDDYYASLGNEPAHTGGGSEKKKIIKIVAKKASAPIETPVSVTEAPAPIDTTPISNISNVSQHKPESETLEEDKAYISRTVKLPESGALDLGTKFGSRPAVVFHTQNTLPKPLGTKKSGSGAPLGRNHTSSGSSQSPFRPAGSGHSSSQGSRPGQGGGFGGTRTGGQGSGGSGGNKPNFRKPDAPKKNFKTAKRGTKSKLAFLDTGTNTETDGFRRHKNISAEKKEDKNLEDIRQTLVDKAGQEVELGNFVSVKEFSDKIGISIVRIMGELMKNGIIVTLNSQIDFDTCFLVAESFGIVAKRALSNDSSLTDLMDGNIDAILADDDPSEQTIRAPIISIMGHVDHGKTSILDAFRKSDIAMNEAGGITQKIGAYQIHRNGRDITLIDTPGHEAFALMRSRGARLTDIIILVVAADEGLKPQTIESINLAKEAGVPVVVAINKMDKPGADVDMVKRALADNELVPEDWGGETICVPCSAKTGMGMDTLLDMVLLVADIKQFKSHPTRPGVGTVIESYLDPGQGVITNILINAGVLNRGDAVLCGASCGKIRTMKNAFGKNIAEAHSSMPVQITGLDLVPEGGQIIQVMTTLDVAREKAQEYKLAASSKSINKFEQASLGNLMNRLKTGTLQYLKIVLKADSNGSMEALKASLSKIQAKDVAVKIIHAGIGAINESDVLMAGTSSALLVAFNVPVGGNAIGTLSKSRIEVISEKVIYRIIEKVESIATGMIDIKYDQLLIGEGKALKIFYTGEKMQIVGLSVVSGNIQKKAQVKIIRNERVAGTGIVENLKQVGEEVSQVEEGNECGIQYKGDVRVEVGDQLEFYMTVERK from the coding sequence ATGGCGAGTCCATCCTCTGGTGATGATTACTATGCTTCTCTCGGAAACGAGCCTGCTCATACGGGCGGGGGTTCAGAGAAGAAAAAAATTATCAAAATCGTTGCAAAAAAAGCATCAGCACCTATTGAGACTCCTGTTTCTGTTACGGAAGCGCCTGCCCCGATAGATACAACACCCATTTCAAATATTTCAAATGTGTCTCAGCACAAACCAGAAAGTGAGACACTAGAAGAAGATAAAGCATACATCTCTCGTACAGTGAAGCTCCCAGAGAGCGGGGCACTTGATTTAGGGACAAAGTTTTGATCTCGCCCAGCAGTTGTTTTTCATACACAAAATACACTCCCGAAACCATTAGGAACAAAGAAATCTGGATCAGGAGCACCTCTCGGAAGAAATCATACTTCTTCGGGTTCTTCTCAGAGCCCATTTCGCCCAGCAGGCAGTGGTCATTCTTCATCACAGGGGTCTCGTCCAGGACAGGGTGGTGGCTTCGGTGGCACGCGGACAGGAGGTCAGGGTAGTGGTGGATCAGGAGGGAATAAGCCCAATTTTCGCAAACCAGATGCACCAAAGAAAAATTTTAAAACTGCCAAGCGAGGAACCAAAAGTAAGCTCGCCTTTCTCGATACGGGCACGAATACAGAGACAGACGGATTTCGTCGTCACAAAAATATCTCAGCAGAAAAAAAGGAAGACAAAAATCTCGAAGATATTCGCCAGACTCTGGTTGATAAGGCAGGCCAGGAAGTGGAGCTCGGAAACTTTGTCTCTGTAAAAGAATTTTCTGATAAAATCGGTATCTCAATTGTTCGAATTATGGGAGAATTGATGAAAAATGGCATTATCGTCACCCTCAATTCTCAGATAGATTTTGACACATGTTTTCTCGTCGCAGAATCCTTTGGTATCGTCGCAAAACGAGCCCTCTCAAATGATAGTAGTTTGACAGACCTTATGGATGGGAATATTGATGCTATTCTCGCTGATGATGATCCGAGTGAGCAGACGATTCGTGCACCGATTATCTCGATAATGGGGCATGTCGATCATGGTAAGACATCGATTCTTGATGCATTTCGAAAATCCGATATCGCGATGAATGAGGCAGGAGGTATTACACAAAAGATTGGCGCGTACCAGATTCACAGGAATGGAAGAGATATTACTCTCATCGATACACCAGGGCATGAAGCGTTTGCCTTGATGCGTTCTCGCGGTGCTAGATTGACTGACATCATCATCCTCGTCGTCGCGGCAGATGAAGGATTGAAGCCACAAACCATTGAATCTATCAATCTCGCAAAAGAAGCAGGAGTGCCAGTGGTCGTCGCTATCAACAAAATGGATAAACCAGGCGCTGACGTCGATATGGTGAAGCGAGCTCTCGCTGATAATGAGCTGGTGCCAGAGGATTGGGGTGGTGAAACTATTTGTGTACCGTGTTCCGCGAAGACAGGTATGGGGATGGATACATTGCTCGATATGGTGCTTCTCGTCGCTGATATAAAACAATTCAAATCTCATCCAACACGTCCTGGAGTAGGCACAGTTATCGAGTCCTACCTTGATCCAGGGCAGTGAGTGATCACAAATATTCTGATCAATGCTGGTGTCTTAAATCGTGGGGATGCTGTTCTCTGCTGAGCATCATGTGGCAAGATTCGTACTATGAAAAATGCCTTTGGGAAAAATATCGCTGAAGCACATAGTAGTATGCCGGTACAAATTACTGGTCTCGATCTCGTACCAGAAGGGGGACAAATTATTCAAGTGATGACGACGCTCGATGTGGCTCGTGAAAAAGCCCAAGAATACAAACTCGCAGCAAGTAGTAAAAGTATCAACAAATTTGAACAAGCATCTCTTGGGAACCTCATGAATCGCCTCAAAACAGGAACGCTTCAATACCTCAAAATCGTCCTGAAAGCAGACAGTAACGGAAGTATGGAAGCGCTCAAGGCCTCTCTCTCAAAAATCCAAGCCAAAGATGTCGCTGTCAAAATCATTCACGCAGGTATCGGTGCTATCAATGAGTCAGATGTACTCATGGCAGGAACGAGTTCAGCGCTTCTCGTTGCGTTCAATGTCCCCGTTGGAGGTAATGCGATAGGCACACTCTCAAAATCAAGAATCGAGGTAATTTCAGAAAAAGTCATCTACCGTATTATCGAAAAAGTGGAAAGTATCGCGACAGGTATGATCGATATCAAATATGATCAACTCCTTATCGGAGAAGGGAAAGCACTGAAGATATTTTATACAGGAGAAAAAATGCAGATTGTCGGACTCTCAGTTGTGTCTGGCAATATTCAGAAAAAAGCACAGGTGAAAATTATTCGAAATGAACGAGTGGCTGGCACTGGTATTGTCGAAAATCTCAAACAAGTCGGAGAAGAAGTATCACAAGTAGAAGAGGGGAATGAGTGTGGAATTCAGTATAAATGAGATGTGCGTGTTGAAGTAGGTGACCAACTTGAATTTTATATGACTGTGGAGAGGAAGTAA
- the gyrB gene encoding DNA topoisomerase (ATP-hydrolyzing) subunit B, with protein MSQENYGASSIQVLEGLEAVRKRPGMYIGSTDSKGMHHCVKEIVDNSIDEALAGYCKHITLKLLEDGSCVVIDDGRGIPTDIHEKTGVSALETVMTVLHAGGKFGGDNSGYKVSGGLHGVGASVVNALSTRTEATVWRDGVEYMQTYERGKPTGPVENKGKTDHVNGTMIQFWPDETIFEDVVFDFSYVKKDFRERAYLTKGVVLTAIDERAGKEDRIRYFFEGGLRSYITYLNRHHDTLGDIFWTDKTMDNVVVEIALQYRKDDYNEHLTSFVNNVITPGGGTHMTGFRTALTRTINKYAREKNFLTEKDTNLTNEDVAEGLTAIISVKVSDPQFEGQTKDKLGNSEVRGIVDKSFAENFLDFLNEQPKSAKFVIEKCLLASRARMAARSARETIIRKGALEGLTLPGKLADCASKDPSRSEIYIVEGDSAGGSAKQGRNREFQAILPLRGKILNTEQARIDKIFINEQVKNLITAIGCGIGDTFDITKARYHRIVIMTDADVDGAHIRTLLLTFFFRFMRPLIDASFLYIAQPPLYKLTKGREAWYAYNEEEKLEIIEKNDVKTEGIQRYKGLGEMNPEQLWETTMDPDRRIMARVAIEDAEAADEIFRVLMGPEVPPRRRFIQSRAKTVANLDI; from the coding sequence GTGTCTCAAGAAAATTACTGAGCCAGCTCAATCCAAGTCCTCGAAGGGCTCGAAGCTGTACGCAAACGACCATGAATGTATATTGGTTCTACAGACAGTAAAGGCATGCATCATTGTGTCAAAGAAATCGTCGATAATTCTATCGATGAGGCATTGGCAGGATACTGTAAACACATTACTCTCAAGCTCCTCGAAGATGGGAGCTGTGTCGTCATCGATGATGGACGAGGTATCCCAACAGATATTCATGAAAAAACAGGCGTTTCTGCGCTTGAGACGGTTATGACTGTCCTCCATGCTGGAGGGAAATTTGGTGGTGATAATTCTGGCTACAAAGTCTCTGGAGGTTTGCATGGTGTCGGTGCGTCTGTGGTCAATGCGCTCTCTACAAGAACAGAAGCAACTGTCTGGCGAGATGGTGTCGAATATATGCAAACGTATGAACGAGGAAAACCAACCGGTCCAGTCGAAAATAAGTGAAAAACAGATCACGTCAATGGGACGATGATCCAGTTTTGGCCAGATGAAACTATTTTTGAAGATGTCGTCTTTGATTTTTCGTATGTCAAAAAAGATTTTCGTGAACGAGCGTATCTCACAAAAGGTGTGGTGCTCACAGCTATCGATGAGCGTGCTGGCAAAGAAGACAGAATTCGCTACTTTTTTGAAGGAGGTCTTCGCTCATATATCACTTATCTCAATCGCCATCATGACACGTTGGGCGACATATTTTGGACAGATAAAACGATGGATAATGTCGTCGTCGAGATCGCGCTTCAGTACCGAAAGGATGACTATAATGAGCACCTGACCAGCTTCGTGAACAACGTCATCACGCCAGGTGGAGGTACGCATATGACAGGGTTCCGCACCGCTCTCACACGCACGATCAATAAATACGCCCGTGAAAAAAACTTTCTCACAGAAAAAGATACCAACCTTACCAATGAAGACGTCGCAGAAGGTCTGACGGCTATTATCTCCGTCAAAGTGTCTGATCCACAGTTTGAAGGACAAACTAAGGACAAACTTGGGAACTCTGAAGTTCGAGGTATCGTCGATAAATCTTTCGCTGAGAATTTCCTTGATTTCCTCAATGAACAGCCAAAAAGTGCTAAATTTGTCATCGAAAAATGTCTGCTCGCCAGTCGTGCTCGTATGGCCGCTCGCTCAGCTCGTGAGACGATTATCCGAAAAGGCGCACTGGAAGGTCTTACATTACCATGAAAATTGGCGGACTGTGCCTCAAAAGACCCATCTCGCTCTGAGATCTACATCGTTGAGGGAGATTCGGCAGGATGATCTGCGAAGCAAGGGCGTAATCGAGAATTTCAAGCAATCCTGCCATTACGAGGAAAGATACTGAACACAGAGCAAGCACGTATTGATAAGATATTTATCAATGAGCAAGTGAAAAATCTGATTACCGCAATTGGTTGTGGGATAGGAGACACGTTTGATATCACCAAAGCTCGCTATCATCGTATCGTCATCATGACGGATGCCGATGTCGATGGAGCACATATTCGTACACTGCTTCTCACATTTTTCTTTCGATTTATGCGACCACTGATCGATGCGAGTTTTCTCTACATCGCGCAGCCACCACTCTACAAGCTCACCAAAGGACGCGAAGCGTGGTATGCGTATAATGAAGAAGAGAAACTAGAAATCATCGAAAAAAATGATGTCAAAACAGAAGGTATCCAGCGCTACAAGGGTCTCGGAGAAATGAACCCAGAACAGCTCTGGGAGACGACGATGGACCCAGACCGTCGTATCATGGCGCGAGTGGCTATCGAAGATGCAGAAGCTGCTGATGAGATATTCCGAGTCTTGATGGGCCCAGAAGTACCTCCTCGACGTCGCTTTATCCAGTCACGAGCGAAGACGGTAGCGAATCTGGATATCTAA
- a CDS encoding adenylyltransferase/cytidyltransferase family protein has product MQSKIPIFLGRFQPFHIGHRSIVEKILESHPSMTLIVGSSDKFGTDENPWTYLERLAIIAENIPEELLSRITICPLPDVPDDDIWCKNLKCILPPGQGGIKGGLVPEVVLFTGNEWVRDICTRHDIQTDWISSYTIDISGTKIREMIRKGEDVSQWTKIELT; this is encoded by the coding sequence ATGCAATCAAAAATCCCTATTTTTCTCTGACGATTTCAGCCCTTTCATATCGGACATCGGAGTATTGTCGAGAAAATTCTTGAAAGTCATCCGTCCATGACATTGATTGTCGGATCTTCAGACAAATTTGGTACAGACGAGAATCCTTGGACTTATCTAGAGCGACTCGCTATCATTGCTGAAAATATTCCAGAAGAATTGCTCAGCCGTATCACTATTTGTCCACTCCCAGATGTGCCAGATGATGATATCTGGTGCAAAAATCTCAAGTGTATTCTGCCCCCCTGACAAGGGGGGATTAAGGGGGGTTTGGTGCCAGAGGTTGTACTCTTTACCGGCAATGAATGGGTACGAGATATTTGTACACGACATGATATTCAGACCGACTGGATTAGCTCCTACACGATAGATATCTCAGGGACAAAGATTCGAGAGATGATACGAAAAGGGGAAGATGTGAGTCAGTGGACAAAAATAGAATTGACATAA
- the dnaK gene encoding molecular chaperone DnaK, translating into MGKIIGIDLGTTNSAVAFMEGGEAKIIPNAEGNRTTPSVVANKKGEIIVGTPAKRQAVTNPKETIFSAKRFIGRKRSEVDNEVINAPYEVTAGPNGESLISFNGKATRPEEISAHVLMKLKEDAEKFLGEKVTEAVITVPAYFNDDQKQATINAGKIAGLDVKRIVNEPTAAALAYGLNKKKDEKVAVYDFGGGTFDVSILEIGSEGTFEVLATNGDTHLGGDDFDQRIFEYIITEFKKDQGIDLKKDPMAVQRIRDEAEKAKKELSSATETEINLPYITMDESGPKNLLLKLTRAKFEELVGDLVERSIEPCRKVLSDAGLQANQIDEIILVGGSTRVPLVLAKVEQFFGKKPNASVNPDEAVAIGAAVQAGIISGDVRDVLLLDVAPLSLGIETLGGVMTRMIERNSTIPTSKSQVYSTAQDNQPSVEIHVLQGEREMAADNKSLGRFILEGVVPAPRGVPQIEVTFDINASGILSVSAKDKGTGKEQKITIQNSGGMSKEEVENLIKEAEANRHKDSEKKQTVEARNLADSLIHQGEKTLKDNAEKIPEEDKTAATEKIEALKKALENPAATKSEIEAASQPLNDIMMKIGQAIYASTSSTQGVEDEGVRVKDAESSSTSSEPSDEGPTVEAEVEEEK; encoded by the coding sequence ATGGGAAAAATTATCGGTATCGATCTCGGGACGACCAATTCGGCCGTAGCATTTATGGAAGGTGGTGAAGCAAAAATCATCCCAAATGCAGAAGGAAACCGCACGACACCATCCGTCGTGGCAAATAAAAAAGGCGAGATCATCGTCGGTACACCTGCGAAGCGTCAGGCGGTTACGAATCCAAAAGAAACTATTTTTTCTGCCAAACGTTTTATCGGACGTAAGCGAAGTGAAGTGGACAACGAAGTTATCAATGCGCCGTATGAGGTCACTGCAGGACCGAATGGTGAATCGCTGATTAGTTTCAATGGTAAGGCAACCCGCCCTGAGGAAATCTCAGCACACGTGCTGATGAAACTCAAGGAAGATGCCGAGAAATTTCTCGGTGAAAAAGTCACAGAAGCAGTGATTACGGTCCCTGCGTATTTTAATGACGATCAAAAACAAGCAACCATCAACGCTGGTAAAATAGCTGGTCTCGATGTCAAACGTATCGTCAACGAACCAACCGCTGCTGCCCTTGCCTACGGTCTCAATAAAAAGAAGGATGAAAAAGTCGCTGTCTATGATTTCGGAGGAGGAACATTTGATGTCTCTATTCTCGAAATCGGAAGTGAAGGAACATTTGAAGTGCTCGCTACGAATGGTGATACCCATCTCGGAGGTGACGACTTTGATCAGAGAATTTTCGAATATATCATTACTGAGTTTAAAAAAGATCAGGGTATCGATCTCAAAAAAGACCCTATGGCTGTCCAGAGAATCCGTGATGAAGCTGAAAAAGCAAAGAAGGAACTCTCATCAGCGACCGAAACAGAAATCAATCTCCCCTATATCACGATGGATGAGAGTGGACCAAAAAATCTCCTCCTCAAACTCACTCGTGCAAAATTTGAAGAACTCGTCGGTGACCTCGTAGAGCGCTCTATCGAGCCATGCCGCAAGGTCCTCTCTGATGCAGGTCTACAAGCAAATCAAATCGATGAGATCATTCTCGTCGGAGGATCAACTCGTGTCCCACTCGTACTCGCGAAGGTGGAGCAATTCTTTGGTAAAAAACCAAATGCCAGTGTCAATCCTGACGAAGCAGTCGCCATCGGTGCCGCTGTCCAGGCAGGTATTATATCTGGTGATGTCCGTGATGTCCTCCTCCTCGATGTCGCCCCACTCTCTCTCGGTATCGAGACGCTCGGTGGTGTGATGACACGAATGATCGAACGTAACTCGACTATTCCTACCAGTAAATCGCAAGTGTATTCAACAGCGCAAGATAATCAGCCAAGTGTCGAAATTCATGTCCTCCAAGGAGAACGTGAGATGGCAGCAGATAACAAATCTCTCGGTCGGTTTATCCTCGAATGAGTCGTGCCAGCACCTCGTGGTGTGCCACAGATTGAAGTGACATTTGACATCAATGCTTCTGGTATTCTCTCCGTCTCTGCGAAGGATAAAGGCACAGGCAAGGAACAAAAAATCACGATCCAAAATAGTGGTGGTATGAGTAAAGAAGAAGTAGAAAATCTCATCAAAGAAGCAGAAGCAAATCGTCACAAAGATAGTGAGAAAAAACAAACAGTGGAAGCCCGCAATCTCGCTGATTCTCTTATCCATCAGGGCGAAAAAACACTCAAAGACAATGCAGAAAAAATCCCAGAAGAAGATAAAACTGCGGCAACAGAAAAAATCGAAGCCCTCAAAAAAGCTCTCGAAAATCCTGCTGCAACAAAGTCTGAGATCGAAGCCGCGAGCCAACCACTTAATGATATTATGATGAAAATTGGACAAGCAATCTATGCTTCGACAAGCTCAACACAAGGCGTAGAAGATGAAGGCGTCCGTGTGAAAGACGCAGAGAGCTCTTCGACAAGCTCAGAACCTTCGGATGAAGGACCAACGGTAGAAGCGGAAGTTGAGGAAGAGAAGTAG